A single region of the Penaeus chinensis breed Huanghai No. 1 chromosome 41, ASM1920278v2, whole genome shotgun sequence genome encodes:
- the LOC125047702 gene encoding uncharacterized protein LOC125047702, translated as MQSAMHVTACCLLSVTHLCDVKPPGTSHLGPRAACWGSTRGFRTRPSWHRSCQVWEDKCHRDCTPQPLPHALRPAGTEVGGRRLLQFPNGHVIFVLVFTKQVNMLSTIHTLALAIVHSRGDLLVMKPECVVTYINSMKSVDLGDQLAKSYPSVQRIFFIFMIWQQ; from the exons ACACACCTTTGTGATGTGAAGCCCCCTGGAACCAGCCACCTGGGGCCCAGAGCTGCTTGCTGGGGTTCCACAAGAGGATTCAGAACAAGGCCTTCATGGCACAGATCTTGCCAAG tCTGGGAAGACAAGTGCCATCGGGACTGTACGCCTCAGCCACTGCCACATGCCCTGCGACCTGCAGGTACAGAAGTGGGGGGACGTCGACTACTGCAGTTTCCCAATGGGCATGTTATCTTTGTCTTGGTTTTCACAAAGCAGGTGAACATGCTCAGCACCATCCACACGTTGGCCTTAGCGATTGTACACAGTAGAGGAGATCTGCTGGTGATGAAACCTGAGTGTGTTGTTACCTACATCAACAGTATGAAAAGTGTAGACCTTGGGGATCAGCTGGCCAAATCATATCCTTCAGTACagagaattttttttatatttatgatttggcAACAGTAA